One window from the genome of Alosa alosa isolate M-15738 ecotype Scorff River chromosome 15, AALO_Geno_1.1, whole genome shotgun sequence encodes:
- the si:ch1073-83n3.2 gene encoding uncharacterized protein si:ch1073-83n3.2 has translation MTSVGIHRGFLRKYGGFMFKQWKEKYLVLTVEGSLLVCRDADSAADQVVALQGNCESIVEGREILDLPRLPPGGRRDCCFALILRQDKFLLLLSDSPDDCSQWLKLLRKVREGVTSPMTLQRQQSFAPCITDRDPLPDPPLDASLDKDSPTSSPRLSDRPPASPRLPSRDNSFREKKGPVRTLSVRSGSVAPPHRSADCLRHGNSSDARAVRAVCLLMGGAAATSALGYLNSCAVAGQASTGATGAGHAGAELGHSAGFSELGGAGSGYHACGQAADGPHFNSFDFEGDSDFDAFDCGGFAF, from the exons GAGGCTTCATGTTTAAGCAGTGGAAGGAGAAGTACCTCGTTCTAACAGTGGAGGGCAGTCTGCTGGTGTGCCGTGATGCAGACTCTGCCGCTGACCAGGTGGTGGCACTGCAGGGCAACTGTGAGTCCATTGTGGAGGGCCGGGAGATCCTGGATCTGCCCCGTTTGCCCCCAGGGGGCAGGAGAGACTGCTGTTTTGCCCTCATTCTGCGTCAGGACAAgttcctgctgctgctctccGACAGCCCTGATGACTGCAG CCAATGGCTGAAGCTCCTGCGGAAAGTCAGAGAG GGTGTGACCTCACCCATGACGCTGCAGAGGCAGCAGAGTTTCGCCCCGTGCATCACGGACAGAGATCCGCTCCCTGACCCCCCCCTGGACGCCTCCCTGGACAAGGACTcgcccacctcctccccccgcCTCAGCGACAGGCCCCCGGCCTCCCCTCGGCTGCCCAGCAGGGACAACTCCTTCAGGGAAAAGAAAG GTCCAGTGCGCACTCTCTCGGTCCGCAGCGGCTCCGTGGCTCCACCGCATCGCTCTGCCGACTGCCTTCGCCACGGCAACAGCAGCGATGCGCGGGCGGTGCGTGCCGTCTGCCTCCTGATGGGTGGGGCGGCCGCCACCTCCGCGCTGGGCTACCTCAACTCCTGCGCCGTGGCCGGACAGGCCTCCACAGGTGCCACTGGAGCCGGGCACGCCGGCGCCGAGCTCGGACACTCCGCCGGCTTCTCCGAGCTGGGTGGGGCCGGCTCGGGATACCACGCCTGCGGTCAGGCAGCCGACGGACCCCACTTCAACAGCTTCGACTTTGAGGGTGACTCCGACTTTGATGCGTTCGACTGCGGAGGGTTCGCTTTTTAG